TGGTTCATCCAATCCTGACGGAACATTGCATTCTCatcgaaattcattttagCATCGAAACAAATCACTTGATTCTGTGTGGTGATACCCAATGGATTGATTTCCATTTGTAGCGCATctaatttcaaaaacattcgatatAAACTTGATATTTCGGTTGCCGCATCCTCTTTAAGTTGACCATTCAATCCAAGTCCTTCGCCGGCCACTCGTAATGCCAATTGTCGTTCCAAATCTTTGGAATTTTCACTGATTGAAATTGGGAATTTATGAACAGCTTCAGGACTTTTTTCGGCTACCTTTTCAATATCCATACCGCCTTCTGGTGATGCAACAATAATGGGTCCACCGCTAGCTCGATCCAAAAGGATTGCCAGATAAAGTTCTTTTTGTATATCAATAGCTTCAGCAATCATCACCTTTTTGACCAGAATACCTTCTTTGGTCGTTTGTGCAGTGATAAGATAATCGCCAAGCATTGCTTTAACAATCGGTTCGATTTCAGCTTTATTATTGGTCAATTTAACACCACCTTTAAAGCCggaatttttgaaatatcCTTTACCACGACCACCGGCCAATACTTGTGCTTTAATAACATATTCATTTGCTTTCAAAGCTTCATCGGcaacaatattttttacCTGACTTAAATCGGATACTATACGGAATTTCTGTATCTGCAGTCCATTCTTTTCCATCAATTGTTTACTTTGATATTCTTGAAGATTTATATGACGtttagaaatgaaataagCCGTAGCTGGTGATAATGTATCACGTAATGAATTACGCATGAATGATGGCAACAAACCACCATTTATATTTGTCAAGGCTTTACgaaacaacatttttttcacattgaaAATTCGAAGATTCTGTCTcggattttgttgttgttgttgttattgttatttttgttgattattatgagtATACTAAACTCATggaattgattcgattcgaaatCTATagatgtttttgtgtgtgtgtgaacaaGGTTATCACCagcaatcgatcaatcaatcaatcgatacgtgatgattaaaattggGATAATGTTTATGCGTGTTTATAAACAcaatccacacacacacacaacagtTGGACCTAAAAAGAAATAATCACATTTGGCGACAAGTTTTTCATGTATTGAACACTAGATGGtgacaattgaaattcattgaaattcctccttttttttatcctcCTCATGGcatgattcaattcataattGAATCGAACTGAATATCAATGCATGCAGTATGATTGTTACTTGCATAATTTTGCAGTGACTTTGATAAATCTTAACGCTATTTGCTTTCTCATCATTTCAgcattatttgttttttgttgttgttgtttctctTTCGATTTAGATGCTGATGAGCACATctctataattttttttttttttttgatgaattcattCCGTATATATATCGCTTAGaacatttattgaattttgtctCAAACAATgttggcatcatcatcatcatccttattattcattaacCCTACTGTTAAGCTGGCAACAATTCCTTTTTCAATCATGTATACCTTTGCTATTGCTTAACGACagctttatttttattttctaaaaaaattcaaagtcATTTTGacgaatcaaaataattgtaAACAATTTCCATCACTACCATCGTTGGAATCGCTCCATTTGGCCGTTGtttcgattcaattattgGTCCACAAgtgaacattttcatcatactAGAATTGGTTTGTCTACAATGAATCCTATCATTACTGAATCAAAATTACCTTTGCTTCGATTCGGTGTCGTTGCTGATGTTCAATatgctgataatgatgataaacaagcCTGGTATAATCCAACTAAAACACGATTCTAtcgaaattcattgaaacaagTGACAAAAGCATTCGAATATTGGGAATCTATTGGCAGATCGGATGGCGATTGTCCTATTGGATTCATCCTTCAATTGGGCGATATTATCGATGCATTAAGCAAATCAATCTGTAGCCGTTCAGCTATTGATCGTACGCTAGGTTGTTTTTTAAACAATGCTAAAATGCCTACTTTTCATACGGTTGGAAATCACGAACTTTATAATTTTAACCGATCTGAACTTTGTCATTTGTTCGATGAATATCTTTTCCATCATGGTGTACATGAAAGTTTGAATGTTTCTCATCCGAATGTGAATGGAATTGATACGAAAACATTGTATTATCGATTCAAACCTCGACCTGGTATTAAATTCATATCATTAGATACTTATGACATAAGCGTATTGGGatatgatcaaaatcatccaAAATATCAGCTAGCATCAAACGTATTAcgatcatatcatcattgtgatgaTTGGAATGTATGGGACAGTGATAAGGATTTAAACGATGCTGATAAACGATTTCAATCATCGAATGGAGCATTAAGCCCAGAACAATTACAATGGTTGGATGCTGAACTAACTGAATCGGATCTTATGAACGAAATGGTCATCGTATTCGGTCATGTTGGCCTACATCCAGAATCCTGTGGCTGGGATTCAATACTTTGGAATTATGATCAAGTTATCGATTGTTTTAATCGTCATGAATCAGTGGTAGCTTATTTTAATGGCCATGCACATAATTGTGGCTATGCATATGATGGTAATGTTCATTATATTGTTCTGCATGGCATTATAGAAACACCACCAGATATTGAAGCATTCACTACGGTTActattcatgatgatcatatgcTTATTGATGGTATGGGTGTTGAACGAAAAATTCTCGCCAGTTATCATAAAACATTTGCCTTCGATCCTATTGTTCCAGATTATAAtgttcaaaatcatttgattagaATGCCTATTACAGTTGGCCTTGATGAATATCATACGGAGATGGATATTCCTaatacaatcaaaatcaaagtctagtttttattcttaaccaattttaatgattgttactattatttttttttgattaatatagattattttaattttataataataataagataaGAATTGTCAATGTCATTTAATATATTGCTTTTCTTGTTGCGTTGTTAgccaattcaaataaaatggtATTcgtgagatttttttctttattcgttttgtttttctgttagaacgttgttgtcgatgacgTCTTGGTCTAGTTTGCATTCTTTGCCAATAGTTACGATCATATTTTTTCGACGACATAAGTGATCGATATTCGAGGCCTGAATGACCAAAATCTGGTGATGAACCATAGCCGCCACCActatatgaaaaatgttgtttgattagattaatttattaatatttgaTTCACTTACTAAATCGGTGATGGAGCAGGTGGTGGTAACGGTGGGGGTGGTGGAGGTGATCTTGAACCAGCTTTTTGATTGCCATATTCACTACCGATGAGGAAACCGACAAGAAAACCTTCaagaaatttcttttttcttaccAATTTAAACACAGaacattcgatttgatgatgatgaatgtataGAATCGATAGTAATAATACAATGATTAGCCATTGGCTATCCGATCGGATTAAATTCGATGCCAACATTGTCACCAtatatggatggatggatgagtAATGAATGTATCATGAATACgaagtaaacaaaaaacttgtcCGTTCGATCATGACGTTTTCATATGGATCAttcgatcgatcaataatGTTTGAATTACTAGATCGATATTCGAATCGGTTGAATGGACGGCacacatttcatcattcaaacaagTTCGGTGATCATTCGGAGCCATTGAATAGATATTAATTATTACGAACGTTTCATTAGATCAATTGAGTGTCTATAAATAGAACCAGCCATGTATTGTTTGTAGCTCAAAACCAATGATTATTTCATTGACAATCTCattattttctgtttcatcTATGaactataatttttttttttactattacATTCTTCcagattgattaattgacaTTTTCATCCGAAAGATTTTCTGAACTCGAATCACATAGGACGTCCATTTTAAGAAAAAGATCCGGATAGATGAACATATCTTCCAATAGATGATTTCGATTCACTTGAATTGGATCGTACACTTACCATACTCAACCATTTACTATTGTGagcattgaatttttctgaaCATATCCGGTCGGCTAAGCTATGAGCTTGTTGAGTATCACAATCAGCCAATAAATCCAATGTAAAATTACATAAAGTTTtgattcgataatttttatcataCATTAATTCGATTAAATAATCGGTAAGTTCtgtgtaagaaaaaaaaattattggatttgattgaaaaaaaatttataaaaactTCTGTTTTAACTTACTATTATTTTGACATAAATCATTTCGTCTTTGATCATCTGATTGTTTGGCCAATACATATAGGCAATAAACTGCATTCGAAACTATTTGATCACTTTCTTGATTCACTTGAATTGTTAACAGAAAATTTGTTactttaatttaatttaattttagcaaaaaaaaaatacttacAATTTATCAGATTGAGTAGATAATCGACCATTTGATTATCGATAAGATAATCAGCCAATTCTCTGTCATTCGATAATGCTTTGGCCATCATATTCAACAGATAGCTTAATGCTTCagaatgatttgttttcttaTCCGTTATACGATAATTGTGTATgaaatcgatgaatgaatatttttcaaacagACGAACCCAATGATCCAGGATGGTGGGGGCAAGATTAGCCAGAATAGAGGCACATTCTATTTGCATTTCTGGTGAagcatttgtttgtttaattgattcgaataaaCTGTTCACAGTGGTCGAATTAAatgttgaatcatcattcgaatggCAGGTAATATTTCGACATAATCGTAATAGATGAACATTGTTATCAACAATGGCTGAACCAATCAGTTCATGTAGACGATTTCCGTtcttattgatcatcatggcTGCCATATCTTCATTTATGGCCAGATTTGTTAGCAATCGAATAACGATCGGTTTATAATCAACATTAGTGAATATTTTCTCTACCAacgaatcaatcatttgttcattcgtTTTGAATATGGGcacaaatttttgttcacaacTAATCAGATAGAATATGGAAACGATAACAGAAGTATAACGGTCTTtaaggaaaaaagaaatcaatttcGGTACAATACCGGCACGAAACAAATATACACGAATATCTCTATCAATCATCAGAttgtataataatttaaGTGTATTAACAATGAGCAACTCATTATCCAAATAGAGTAATGGCGTTAGACTTTTGTAAATACATAATTCTTTCATCTGATTTTTATCTTCAACAAAAACCGATAgctttttcaaaaacaatacGACAATCAAAAGTAGTTCTTGATTATTACGTTCCAATAATTTGCCCAAAATTGATACGATTCctttatgatgaattttatattCCAATTTTAAATCTTCACtgatattcaataaaatgtACAATGaataacggaaaaaaatgttttgctTATTGATCAATGCTTGATGTGAATAGGAAAGAAGTTCATATTCGCTacggtcatcattattattatcaccatcatcattatgattgtcTAAATTTTCACGTGCCTTTATCAATTCTTTTAGCCATGATTCTTGCCGTAACATTTCATAGTAAATTAATTCCAAACATGTGGAGCCAACTTTGTACTGgcagaaaaataataataataataatcaatgatttgaaatttgactGATTCAACTTACATTTGTGATGGCAAAATGGAAATCTGAATATTTGCTAAAATGGCCAAATATACAAGCAATGCAAATGGAAAGTTCAAGTGATTTTTTACCATCTTCACGAAACACTCGACTCAATGCACAGAGTAATGTATCATTTTGGCTAAGATTTTCAATAAGACAATCGACCTGTGACAATGATTTGAGTATGAGATAGGCACCTTTAATCTTATCATCGAGTTCTTCATATAAAAGTTCGATATAGCTATCCAGATCTTTGATTGATATGGCCGATGCTGGAATTGTTGATtccaaattttcaataacatCAGAACGAAGATTAAAGCTAAGAAAATTATAAGTTGATAATGGATGTGAATCATATGGAACAGGTGATATCGAACATTTTCTATCCAATTCGATTAGTTGGCCAACTAATTCATAGTAATGAAGTTGTGGTATCACATGACTTTTTCGTATTATTTTTCgtgcaattttttcaatgtttagatttttattagccggtttgttgattttaataCTAAACATtgcgaaacaaaacaatgataatgatgtgatcataaatttcaaatttgaaaatctcTTACATTTGTTTacaattttgattcgaaacaatttgtttttgttccgAAATCGAATCATAATAGACAATCagacatttatttttacaaTCGGCATGTATTCGTTTAAAGATAGCATTCTATAAtgatatatacaaaaaaaaagttatatcaacataataatttgtcatttttaaaacaaaaactttacCTTATGTTGAAAGGAGTTCATGATCCAGgatcaataatcataataataataataacaaaaactttgaaaGCTCGAATGTCCGATTCGGTATTCGGTCGTTACCAGTGGATACCGTGTGagttgttttgattattattattttttttctggttgtgatccaatgaaaatggaacagtaaaaaaaaagccgCTATATAATTCGAAACTGTAGTTCAATACTATAGTGACATctatgattcaatgattgaagGAATTAGAATCACATGAATTTCGAGCAAGTTGTTAAAACAGCATTTTTACCGccaattgaattgtttgtttgttttttttctggttaggATTCATTAACAATGGACAACGATTCATCTAAAGATTCACAATCAACTCCTgttaataaattcaaaacatgGGTGGAAAAATATCGGCCATCACGATTGGATGATATTGtatatcaaaatgaaattgttaaTTCTTTAAAAAGTATTATTGCATCAAATGCTTGTAATCtaccaaattttttattctatggTCCACCGGGTACCGGCAAAACATCAACCATTATTGCATTGTCTAAACAATTGTTCGGTGTTGAACATTATAAAAATCGTGTACTCGAATTGAATGCATCAGATGAACGTGGTATTCAAGTGATCCGAGATAAAGTAAAATCATTTGCCCAGCGAACAATATCCAATAACAATCAGGTGGCTGCTATTAAAATCATTGTACTGGATGAATGTGATTCGATGACCAAAGATGCACAATCCGCTTTACGACGAattatggaaaaatattCTGCTACTACACGTTTCTGTTTGATATGTAATTATGtatcaaaaataatcgatccaATCATATCACGTTGTACTGTTTATCGATTCAAGCCACTCAAAACTGATCTTGTGAAAGCAACATTGTTGAAAGTTGGTCATCAAGAAGGATTCAAAGTTAGTGATAAAACATTGGACATATTGATAGAAATATCCGAAGGTGATCTTCGTAAAGCGATCACTTTGAtacaaacattatcattgatcaatgatggtggtgatgatgatgagatcaGTTCGGATGATATTTGTGAAATTGCCGGTCAAGTACCGATTGAAACGTATCgaacattttttcaacatatGTCGTAACAGTAAATCATATTCGCAATTGTTGACCGAAACTAAACAGATTATCCATGCAGGCTATTCTGCCACACAATTCCTTTGTCAATTACAAGAATGGCTAGCCATGTCCGATGAatgtttgttgaatgatgGACAAAAATCCAGAATTTGTTGGCAAATTGGCATAGCAGATAAACGGCTACTGGATGGTTGTGATGAATTTCTACAATTGTTACAAGTCGGTTCATGTATCATGCAGACTGTTGGTTAAGCTGGTTTTAGATGTCATCAATCCAGGCATAGCTCTttgaacaataacaacaaaaatcaattttttttaaatttatgaataaaattcattttacttACAAATTTACTTTCATAATCTGATTTTATAAGTAACAGATCTTCATTAGAAAGTTGTAATGGTAAACAGGCTGAATGTTCGAGTGATTCTGATGAAAGCGAATCCATATGTTTTGGTGGTGTATCCTGTTtctgaatcgaatcgattaaAACATATATGAAATCCTTATGACAATAAATATCGTTTAATTGTATCGAATGTTCTGGTGAAGTTTTCGTTTTGTAaacattaatgattgattgtgcAAACAATATaagatgacgatgacaatCAATATGTACAAGATCACTGGCTGTTCGAACGATTATTTTTGGTTTCGATATTTTAATTATCGGATAATCTGGTCCATAGGTTTTGATTATGTCCATCACTGATTCATTACAATTGGcaatgataaaatcatcaccattttcaaatgaattagGTGTTGATTGTGATTCCGTTGATCGTAAATTACGAACACCGATAAAATAGAGTGAATTATCCGTTAGAATTGCAGTGAAAAATCGTCCAACTTTGATTGTCTTTTGATTGGTTGATTAAACAAATTTGAATGGTGAATTATAAccataattaataataattgtttaccttgaatttttgttttggttttaaCGGAGAAACTCGTATCGGTCTCCCGATTGGATTGCAATGGCGAAGACCTAGCTGTCCATAGGAATTATCACCAGCAGCTATAATGGTATCATCATGAagtatgaaaaatgaatgcgTCTCACCTAAGCATACATCTTTAACTCGACCTTTGATGGCTTGACATTGAATTGGTCTTGTAGCCATCATAATCTGTTTGTTCCACAAACAATGACCAAATTGATAATCGTCCAGTGCTAATTTATTGTATTGATTATCACCACAAAGCCAAATAGAACcgtaataatcaatgaatgctGTTGCATTGGGACCACAAATTACATTTTTGATTCGACAATCTAACCGGATACAAGTGGGAATGACAATCACCTGTTGTTGATTGGCAAGACCAAGTTTTCCATTTAGATTAGAGCCCCAACCATAAACATGACCATCAGAActgacaacgacaacatgaTCTTCACTGCAGTCAACATCAATAACATTGATTTCCAATAATTCATTTACAATAGTCGGTCGAAATCTATCGGTTCTTTCATCGTTACCTAAACAATAGCTACGATGACTACCACAAGTAAGAACCATACCATTACGATCGACAAAAACACTGAATCCACGACCACAGCCaatttttatgattgaataatGGCTCAACAAGTGTATTAGTTTtgcatttttcaatgaaattgtcTCTGGACCATGGCCAAGTTCCCCATTTGAGCCTTCACCCCATGAATATACACGATTATCGTTCGATAAAGCAATATAGTGATTATCACTTTTGACTATTTGTCTAAAGGACGAATGATGTGAACatgttattttcattaatgcAACATCCATATCCGATCGAGAAAGATCTAATTGACAAACATACGaacaatgattgataaaattctgtctgaaaaaaagttgataaAACCAATATGTAGATAACGAAAAAGATTCGAACATACCTTTGATCATGATGCAAATATTTTCGATTCGATGAATCCATAACAATATTTGGAATCGAACAACAACTTATATTTTCTAGATTTCTGGCCGacaaatgattcatcatgAATGCTACCTGTTGTTCAATATATACAGCTGTTGGTCGTTTATTCGGATTACGTTGTAATAGGCTAtagattaattttttaaacgaTTTAGAATATTGTCCATTCAATGGtagatgataatggtgaccctatgaaataataatatgatcaTAGAgggattggttttttttcgaaaattaaTTACTTTGATAATCTTCGGCATTAACCGAGCAATGACACTGTCCTCAAATATACTTTTATTCGATGTAAGTGACATTTCAAAAAGGACACATCCTAATGACCAGATATCCACCGGTTTATTATAGGCTTTTCCCGCATactattgatttgattgattgattagatcaatcaatgatacCGTATTTACATGAAAACTTACAATCTCTGGACACAGATAGAGTGGTGTACCGACAAACGATCTAGCATCTTTATTTGGATCCAAAATTTTCGATATACCAAAATCACCTAATTTAATAAAGCCTTGTTTATTTAAGAAAATATTCTTCGTTTTAATATCACGATGAATAACATTATTACGATGTAGATATCGTACGGCTGTTACTAGCTGTAGAAATAGTGCAAGAATTTCGTATTCACGTAATGGACAATTTAATGAATCaagaaatgaattcaatgttcCGGCATCAGCATATTCCATTTCAATATAGAATTTATCTCGCCACAAAAAACTTCCATTATATTTTATGATATTTTCATGATTCAATATGGATAGTATTCTTATCTCATTGATagtcaaatcaatttgatcagcTTCAAGTGAATTTGCATCAAGCGTTTTCAATGCAACATATTGACATTCGGTTTCACTTTGTTTACGACATAGAAAAACATAACCAAATGATCCTTGatcgattcaaatgattttcattttgttacaaaaaaaaagttcatctTACCTTGACCTAAAATTTGAACCTTTTCATAGGTTTTACCATCATGACGAAATAGGATCCGATTGGAAGGTCCAACATTTGGATCTAGCGTTTCCATTgcttatatatttttttttaagaatCTCAAAAATATATTAAGATTAACTCCCTATGAAATGAGTGATGGTAACAACTAAACAAACAGATACACATTTACAGATATTATTGATAACCGATTCCTATGGTAATTATCgacaaattaaaatcaaaacaattaatGATTGACAATTCCGAGAATTCGAATCGATGAttcgtaatcatcattatcatcaataatcaatttggttttatttatttattcattgtttattattcatcaatcatatatcctaaaatcatcatcatttaattcattataattacatcatttttttcattcggatttatttattcttcttttttaaatttataatttaataCCGGAACATTGATGAGTACATCTTTCCAATCACAAAAGAATGTAATGGCTAATAAACTGGCTGCACCAAATGTGGCTCCAGAACGAACCctataaaaatcatcagaatgaaattttaaatccaaaaataaaaaaaaaaaaaaaaacaaaacaaattaccATCTACGAGTCAGTCCCATCATATATGGTATGGTAACACCAGGTAAAACTCCTTTTATTTGTgtcatgatgaatgaaatgaaaaataaatcgtTTCGTGATATATTGATATCGGATTGAcctgaaacaaaatgaaattgatttttgtgtCGTTGGTAAAGAAACtctcatcaattttttttcaatattcaatgtgtgtgtttgtgtgtttatttgtgTGACCTGTTCGCTCTtggtttcaacaacaatatcgacGTCAAACATAAATAACGTATATAATCGTTTGTATACAAACTCATTCTATTCTGAAggggttttttttgattttcttcatttcaccatacttttcaatcaaaattattgattattttgaccATTTAGAATAGTCATGGCTTTTCGACAATTAATTGGATCAACATGGCAAAAATT
This is a stretch of genomic DNA from Dermatophagoides farinae isolate YC_2012a chromosome 6, ASM2471394v1, whole genome shotgun sequence. It encodes these proteins:
- the LOC124494088 gene encoding succinate--CoA ligase [GDP-forming] subunit beta, mitochondrial, whose translation is MLFRKALTNINGGLLPSFMRNSLRDTLSPATAYFISKRHINLQEYQSKQLMEKNGLQIQKFRIVSDLSQVKNIVADEALKANEYVIKAQVLAGGRGKGYFKNSGFKGGVKLTNNKAEIEPIVKAMLGDYLITAQTTKEGILVKKVMIAEAIDIQKELYLAILLDRASGGPIIVASPEGGMDIEKVAEKSPEAVHKFPISISENSKDLERQLALRVAGEGLGLNGQLKEDAATEISSLYRMFLKLDALQMEINPLGITTQNQVICFDAKMNFDENAMFRQDWMNQILEENSGEEDPRDRLAREYNLNFVPMDGNIACLVNGAGLAMATMDIIHRYGGSPANFLDVGGSVNQAGVESAFKLIMTDKKVKAVLVNIFGGIVNCETIAKGLIAAKNQLTVPLVVRLEGTNAEQAINLINTVPDIISAKNLDDAAQKVVGFTKST
- the LOC124494090 gene encoding manganese-dependent ADP-ribose/CDP-alcohol diphosphatase produces the protein MNPIITESKLPLLRFGVVADVQYADNDDKQAWYNPTKTRFYRNSLKQVTKAFEYWESIGRSDGDCPIGFILQLGDIIDALSKSICSRSAIDRTLGCFLNNAKMPTFHTVGNHELYNFNRSELCHLFDEYLFHHGVHESLNVSHPNVNGIDTKTLYYRFKPRPGIKFISLDTYDISVLGYDQNHPKYQLASNVLRSYHHCDDWNVWDSDKDLNDADKRFQSSNGALSPEQLQWLDAELTESDLMNEMVIVFGHVGLHPESCGWDSILWNYDQVIDCFNRHESVVAYFNGHAHNCGYAYDGNVHYIVLHGIIETPPDIEAFTTVTIHDDHMLIDGMGVERKILASYHKTFAFDPIVPDYNVQNHLIRMPITVGLDEYHTEMDIPNTIKIKV
- the LOC124494091 gene encoding LOW QUALITY PROTEIN: replication factor C subunit 4 (The sequence of the model RefSeq protein was modified relative to this genomic sequence to represent the inferred CDS: deleted 1 base in 1 codon), which produces MDNDSSKDSQSTPVNKFKTWVEKYRPSRLDDIVYQNEIVNSLKSIIASNACNLPNFLFYGPPGTGKTSTIIALSKQLFGVEHYKNRVLELNASDERGIQVIRDKVKSFAQRTISNNNQVAAIKIIVLDECDSMTKDAQSALRRIMEKYSATTRFCLICNYVSKIIDPIISRCTVYRFKPLKTDLVKATLLKVGHQEGFKVSDKTLDILIEISEGDLRKAITLIQTLSLINDGGDDDEISSDDICEIAGQVPLKRIEHFFNICRNSKSYSQLLTETKQIIHAGYSATQFLCQLQEWLAMSDECLLNDGQKSRICWQIGIADKRLLDGCDEFLQLLQVGSCIMQTVG
- the Kap3 gene encoding LOW QUALITY PROTEIN: kinesin associated protein 3 (The sequence of the model RefSeq protein was modified relative to this genomic sequence to represent the inferred CDS: inserted 2 bases in 1 codon), whose translation is MNSFQHKNAIFKRIHADCKNKCLIVYYDSISEQKQIVSNQNCKQIIKINKPANKNLNIEKIARKIIRKSHVIPQLHYYELVGQLIELDRKCSISPVPYDSHPLSTYNFLSFNLRSDVIENLESTIPASAISIKDLDSYIELLYEELDDKIKGAYLILKSLSQVDCLIENLSQNDTLLCALSRVFREDGKKSLELSICIACIFGHFSKYSDFHFAITNYKVGSTCLELIYYEMLRQESWLKELIKARENLDNHNDDGDNNNDDRSEYELLSYSHQALINKQNIFFRYSLYILLNISEDLKLEYKIHHKGIVSILGKLLERNNQELLLIVVLFLKKLSVFVEDKNQMKELCIYKSLTPLLYLDNELLIVNTLKLLYNLMIDRDIRVYLFRAGIVPKLISFFLKDRYTSVIVSIFYLISCEQKFVPIFKTNEQMIDSLVEKIFTNVDYKPIVIRLLTNLAINEDMAAMMINKNGNRLHELIGSAIVDNNVHLLRLCRNITCHSNDDSTFNSTTVNSLFESIKQTNASPEMQIECASILANLAPTILDHWVRLFEKYSFIDFIHNYRITDKKTNHSEALSYLLNMMAKALSNDRELADYLIDNQMVDYLLNLINLNQESDQIVSNAVYCLYVLAKQSDDQRRNDLCQNNKLTDYLIELMYDKNYRIKTLCNFTLDLLADCDTQQAHSLADRICSEKFNAHNSKWLSMVSVRSNSSESXNHLLEDMFIYPDLFLKMDVLCDSSSENLSDENVN
- the LOC124494099 gene encoding uncharacterized protein LOC124494099, whose product is MVTMLASNLIRSDSQWLIIVLLLSILYIHHHQIECSVFKLVRKKKFLEGFLVGFLIGSEYGNQKAGSRSPPPPPPLPPPAPSPIYGGGYGSSPDFGHSGLEYRSLMSSKKYDRNYWQRMQTRPRRHRQQRSNRKTKRIKKKISRIPFYLNWLTTQQEKQYIK